A genomic window from Sulfurimonas paralvinellae includes:
- a CDS encoding deoxycytidylate deaminase encodes MINDKIFINIASEIASASKCVSKQVGAVIVKDGRILSTGYNGTPAGYVNCCEHWNDEYTPEHHEWSKTYEIHAEMNAIIWAARKGISIEGATIYVTLEPCSECSKNLIASGIKRIVFLKEYEHTHSEVVSKFLKDNGVSIEKLEV; translated from the coding sequence ATGATAAACGACAAGATCTTCATTAATATCGCTTCCGAGATAGCATCGGCTTCGAAGTGTGTCTCCAAGCAGGTAGGAGCGGTCATCGTTAAAGACGGTCGTATTCTCTCAACAGGTTACAACGGGACTCCTGCAGGTTATGTAAACTGCTGTGAACACTGGAATGATGAGTACACGCCGGAGCATCATGAGTGGAGTAAGACCTATGAGATCCATGCAGAGATGAATGCTATCATCTGGGCGGCACGTAAAGGTATCAGTATCGAGGGTGCGACGATCTATGTGACACTCGAGCCGTGTAGTGAGTGCAGCAAAAATCTTATCGCTTCTGGTATTAAACGTATCGTCTTTTTAAAAGAGTATGAACATACCCACTCCGAAGTTGTCTCAAAGTTTCTTAAAGACAACGGCGTGAGCATTGAAAAGCTCGAGGTCTAG
- the arsC gene encoding arsenate reductase (glutaredoxin) (This arsenate reductase requires both glutathione and glutaredoxin to convert arsenate to arsenite, after which the efflux transporter formed by ArsA and ArsB can extrude the arsenite from the cell, providing resistance.) yields the protein MKNVQIWHNPRCSKSRQALALLDENGVEKDVVKYLEENPDKETIEKLLKMLGFTSARELMRTKEDIYKELNLKDETDESKLIDAMVEHPKLIERPIIIKGDKAIIARPPEKVTEFLKD from the coding sequence ATGAAAAATGTACAAATATGGCACAATCCACGGTGTTCAAAGTCACGTCAGGCACTCGCACTTCTCGATGAAAACGGCGTAGAAAAAGATGTCGTAAAATATCTTGAAGAAAACCCCGACAAAGAGACAATAGAAAAACTGTTAAAAATGCTCGGTTTTACATCTGCACGTGAACTGATGCGTACAAAAGAGGATATTTATAAAGAGTTAAACCTCAAAGACGAAACAGATGAGTCCAAGCTCATCGATGCAATGGTAGAGCATCCAAAACTCATAGAACGTCCTATCATCATCAAAGGCGACAAAGCGATCATTGCAAGACCGCCTGAAAAAGTTACAGAGTTCTTAAAGGACTAG
- the murU gene encoding N-acetylmuramate alpha-1-phosphate uridylyltransferase MurU, with protein MKALILAAGRGERMRPLTDILPKPLLEVGGKPLIVWHLERLSHSGFKEVVINIAHLGYKIPEALGDGSRWGVKISYSDEQESGALESLGGIVKALPLLGDEPFLVVNGDVFCDYPFNADFDLGNKLAHLILVPNPPHNEKGDFGLEGSLICNKSASMFTFSGIGYYNPKIFKDITPIKAPLAPLLRKLIEKKEISGELYKGIWHDIGTPQRLNKINENF; from the coding sequence GTGAAGGCACTGATACTGGCAGCCGGCCGCGGAGAGCGTATGCGACCGCTTACCGACATTTTGCCAAAACCGCTTCTTGAGGTCGGCGGCAAGCCGCTTATCGTCTGGCATCTTGAGAGACTCTCACACAGCGGCTTTAAAGAGGTCGTTATCAATATCGCCCATTTAGGTTACAAGATTCCCGAAGCTTTGGGAGACGGCTCACGCTGGGGAGTCAAGATAAGCTATTCCGATGAGCAGGAAAGCGGTGCCCTTGAATCTCTCGGCGGCATTGTCAAGGCTCTGCCGCTTTTGGGAGATGAACCTTTTTTAGTCGTTAACGGCGATGTTTTTTGCGACTACCCATTCAATGCCGATTTTGATTTGGGAAATAAGCTTGCTCATCTCATTCTCGTACCCAATCCACCACATAACGAAAAAGGTGATTTTGGCTTAGAGGGCTCTTTAATTTGTAATAAAAGTGCCAGCATGTTCACTTTTTCAGGAATAGGATACTATAATCCGAAAATATTCAAAGATATCACACCGATAAAAGCTCCTTTGGCACCACTCCTGCGCAAGTTGATAGAGAAAAAAGAGATTTCAGGAGAACTTTACAAAGGCATTTGGCACGATATCGGCACTCCCCAAAGGTTGAACAAGATAAATGAAAATTTTTAG
- a CDS encoding GAF domain-containing protein, producing MKANRYSKLTEFAKELLTKRSLEEGMPLIARYVKDVIGAQRCSIFIYDNLKHELWTTLADGVDKIVIPANKGLVSYTIKVKKPVIANDAYGHEEFLAEVDERTGYKTKNIVTAPIFDSQRKVIGVLELLNKEGGFDDEDVKFMIFFAHYVSGFLELLNTYITEELDEKI from the coding sequence ATGAAAGCCAATCGCTACAGTAAACTAACGGAATTCGCAAAAGAGTTACTCACGAAACGTTCCCTTGAAGAGGGAATGCCGCTTATTGCCAGGTATGTAAAAGATGTCATCGGTGCACAGCGCTGTTCCATCTTTATCTATGATAATCTCAAGCATGAACTCTGGACGACTTTGGCAGACGGTGTCGATAAGATAGTTATACCGGCAAACAAAGGATTGGTCAGTTATACCATAAAAGTAAAAAAGCCTGTTATCGCGAATGATGCCTACGGACATGAAGAATTCCTTGCAGAAGTGGACGAGCGAACAGGATATAAAACCAAAAATATTGTAACGGCACCCATTTTTGATTCACAGAGAAAGGTCATCGGTGTTTTGGAACTGCTCAATAAAGAGGGTGGTTTTGATGATGAGGATGTGAAGTTTATGATATTTTTTGCACACTATGTCAGTGGATTTTTAGAACTTTTAAATACATACATTACAGAGGAATTAGATGAAAAAATTTAA
- a CDS encoding lytic murein transglycosylase: protein MKIFSILFLLILTTQLFAKYSYNNCTFKNPHYTEICKEVVKHGVSYKYANQFLLSYFKTQKYDEITWKYIQPSKIKYHRKKERQANNVLVKFVPKMVANLQEYKHAYDLAELKYGVNREIIAAILLKETKLGKIKPTHDAFIVFNTILTRTKPKSSREKWLLNMSKTNMASIIEHCYKEGVKPEQCNLPSSYAGAVGIPQFMPNSFIYTDSFYGKVADLTKMEDAILSAAKFLHKKAKFNKLIDWNKMPDIQKVESAWYAFEFENENCSFVHEENKKTGKKYRCFTKGKPELNYLREYVKKIMRYNNSSNYAIGVIRLAYEAHKALAKPSRSK from the coding sequence ATGAAAATTTTTAGCATACTCTTTTTACTCATACTCACAACACAGCTCTTTGCAAAATACAGCTATAACAATTGTACTTTTAAAAATCCACACTACACAGAAATATGCAAAGAAGTCGTCAAACACGGAGTTTCTTATAAATATGCCAATCAGTTTCTCCTCTCTTACTTTAAAACACAAAAGTATGATGAGATCACATGGAAATATATCCAGCCTTCAAAGATCAAATACCATAGAAAAAAAGAGCGTCAGGCAAACAATGTACTTGTGAAATTTGTCCCAAAAATGGTTGCCAATTTGCAGGAGTATAAACACGCATATGATCTGGCAGAACTAAAATATGGCGTCAACAGAGAGATAATTGCCGCAATTTTGCTCAAGGAGACCAAGCTCGGCAAAATAAAACCGACACATGATGCCTTCATTGTTTTCAATACCATCCTCACGCGGACCAAACCGAAAAGCTCACGTGAAAAATGGCTGCTGAACATGAGCAAGACAAATATGGCTTCCATTATCGAGCACTGTTACAAAGAGGGAGTCAAACCTGAGCAATGCAATCTGCCAAGCTCCTACGCCGGAGCTGTTGGCATACCACAGTTCATGCCAAACTCTTTTATCTACACAGACAGCTTTTACGGTAAAGTAGCGGACCTTACAAAGATGGAAGATGCCATATTATCGGCTGCAAAATTCTTACATAAAAAAGCAAAGTTTAATAAGCTCATAGATTGGAATAAAATGCCTGATATTCAGAAAGTGGAGAGTGCCTGGTACGCTTTTGAGTTTGAAAACGAAAACTGTTCTTTCGTTCACGAAGAAAATAAGAAAACCGGGAAGAAATACCGCTGTTTCACTAAAGGAAAACCGGAACTCAACTATCTGCGTGAGTATGTCAAAAAGATCATGCGTTACAATAACTCTTCAAACTACGCCATCGGCGTCATTCGGCTAGCCTATGAAGCACATAAGGCGTTGGCTAAACCTTCTCGCTCAAAATAA
- a CDS encoding peptidylprolyl isomerase: MYKIILALLLTAALEAKVYDGVAVVVEDKAITLLDIKKEMQTDRVDAKKAVDILIRKKLESLEVKKRKIDVTSAEVYADIKQMAARNNMSISEFYDAVRESNGLSSEQLKEKIKQKLLSQKLYSAIAMSSMSEPGEEEIKDYYELHKNDFKHPASFSVVIYDSKEKSLLKEKVDNPMFYSPQIASNEQELPYGRISPELASLLSKTKVGSFTPIVPNGKGGFMSFYVKSVTSAADVDMESLRPQIVNAIMSEKREAILSDYFARLRDNADINIIRMPEES, from the coding sequence ATGTATAAAATAATTTTGGCACTTTTATTAACGGCGGCTCTGGAAGCGAAAGTATATGACGGTGTGGCTGTCGTGGTTGAAGATAAGGCGATAACGCTTTTGGATATAAAAAAAGAGATGCAGACAGATAGAGTCGATGCGAAAAAGGCTGTCGATATTTTGATCCGTAAAAAGCTGGAGAGTCTTGAGGTTAAAAAGAGAAAAATCGATGTAACTTCCGCAGAAGTTTATGCTGACATAAAACAAATGGCAGCACGTAACAACATGAGTATCAGTGAATTTTACGATGCTGTGCGTGAGTCGAACGGTCTGAGTTCAGAGCAGCTCAAAGAGAAGATAAAACAAAAACTGCTCTCTCAGAAGCTTTATAGTGCCATTGCAATGAGTTCTATGAGCGAACCGGGTGAAGAGGAGATAAAAGATTATTATGAACTGCATAAAAATGATTTTAAGCATCCGGCATCTTTCTCTGTTGTTATTTACGATTCAAAAGAGAAGAGCCTTTTAAAAGAGAAAGTTGACAACCCTATGTTCTATTCACCACAGATCGCTTCAAATGAACAGGAACTGCCATATGGCAGAATCTCTCCTGAACTTGCCTCTTTGCTTTCAAAAACGAAAGTAGGCAGTTTTACTCCGATAGTTCCAAACGGTAAAGGCGGTTTTATGAGCTTTTATGTCAAGTCGGTAACTTCGGCGGCGGATGTCGATATGGAGAGTCTACGACCACAGATCGTCAATGCGATTATGTCAGAGAAGCGTGAGGCTATCTTGAGTGATTATTTTGCGCGTTTGCGTGACAATGCGGACATCAACATCATAAGAATGCCAGAAGAGTCATGA
- the gltX gene encoding glutamate--tRNA ligase — translation MVVTRFAPSPTGYLHIGGLRTALFSYLWARTNNGKFVLRIEDTDKKRNSEEATEAILKAFDWLGLEADGEVTYQSKRDNIYAKYIQQLLDEGKAYKCYMSKEELDALREEQMANKQRAKYDGRYRDFDGTPPEGIEPVIRIKAPTSGEIVVHDGVKGDVVFQAEDILDDFVIARADGSPTYNFVVAIDDALMGINEVIRGDDHLSNTPKQIVVYEALGFEIPKFYHVPMIHNQQGKKLSKRDGATDVMAYKEMGYLPEALLNFLVRLGWSHGDQEIFSLQEMKELFDPKDINKSASIYNTEKLDWLNAHYIKNSSNERLTELLSDFGVMLSSHDKKEIILDALKERAKTLKELAELINEIIVAPTEYDPKAVKKAFKGNAVEVLETFANRLEEANELHLPSDYHHIMEKVVEEMEIGFGKIGQPLRVALLGKLSGPGLDVVMSVLGKDETLDRIAKAILANINE, via the coding sequence ATGGTTGTCACACGTTTCGCACCTTCTCCTACAGGATACCTGCATATCGGCGGTTTAAGAACAGCGCTCTTCTCTTACCTCTGGGCAAGAACAAACAACGGAAAATTCGTTCTTCGTATCGAAGATACAGACAAAAAAAGAAATTCCGAAGAAGCAACCGAAGCGATTCTCAAAGCCTTTGACTGGCTCGGACTCGAAGCTGACGGAGAGGTCACCTACCAAAGTAAACGTGACAATATCTATGCCAAGTACATCCAACAGCTTCTCGATGAAGGCAAAGCCTATAAATGCTACATGTCAAAAGAGGAACTCGATGCTTTGCGTGAGGAGCAGATGGCAAATAAACAGCGTGCAAAATATGACGGGCGATACCGCGATTTTGACGGGACACCGCCTGAGGGTATCGAGCCTGTTATCCGTATTAAAGCACCGACTTCGGGTGAGATCGTCGTGCATGACGGCGTTAAGGGCGATGTTGTCTTTCAAGCCGAAGACATTTTGGATGATTTTGTCATCGCCAGAGCTGACGGCAGCCCGACGTACAACTTTGTCGTTGCCATCGATGATGCACTCATGGGCATTAACGAGGTCATCCGCGGAGACGACCACCTCTCAAACACTCCAAAGCAGATAGTCGTCTATGAAGCACTCGGTTTTGAGATTCCGAAATTTTACCATGTTCCTATGATTCACAATCAACAGGGCAAAAAACTCTCAAAACGTGACGGTGCAACTGATGTTATGGCCTACAAAGAGATGGGATATCTTCCAGAAGCACTGCTGAACTTCTTAGTGCGTCTTGGCTGGAGTCACGGCGATCAGGAGATATTTTCCCTGCAAGAGATGAAAGAGCTGTTCGATCCAAAAGACATCAATAAATCAGCTTCCATCTATAATACTGAAAAGCTCGACTGGCTCAATGCCCACTACATAAAAAACAGCTCAAACGAAAGACTCACCGAACTGTTGAGCGACTTTGGCGTTATGCTGAGCTCACACGATAAAAAAGAGATTATTCTCGATGCGCTTAAAGAGCGGGCAAAAACACTCAAAGAACTCGCTGAACTTATCAATGAGATCATCGTAGCACCTACTGAGTATGATCCTAAAGCCGTCAAAAAAGCTTTCAAAGGCAATGCTGTCGAAGTACTTGAAACCTTTGCAAACAGACTTGAAGAAGCGAATGAACTGCACCTGCCAAGTGATTACCATCACATCATGGAAAAGGTTGTTGAAGAGATGGAGATAGGTTTTGGTAAGATCGGCCAACCTCTGCGTGTCGCCCTGCTTGGAAAGCTCAGCGGTCCCGGCCTTGATGTGGTCATGAGTGTCCTTGGAAAAGATGAAACACTCGATCGCATTGCAAAAGCGATTCTTGCCAACATCAACGAGTAA
- a CDS encoding GAF domain-containing protein: MKKFNQIAEFGKKLMSMDDMENVINLISQEARNLVDADRCSIFIVDNEDKILWTKHSDGIGRIVIGLDSGVVGDTYRTKSPQIVNNPYEDERFLPSIDKKSGYTTKNMITVPIFDSKRNVMGVMQLLNKNSRDFDSADLELLTFFANYVSGSLELVILSEKV; the protein is encoded by the coding sequence ATGAAAAAATTTAATCAGATTGCCGAATTTGGAAAAAAACTCATGTCGATGGATGACATGGAAAATGTCATAAATCTCATCTCTCAAGAGGCGAGAAACTTGGTTGATGCAGACAGATGCTCGATATTTATCGTTGATAATGAAGATAAGATTTTATGGACGAAACACAGCGACGGCATAGGCAGAATTGTCATAGGTCTCGACTCAGGTGTTGTTGGCGATACATACAGAACAAAATCACCGCAGATAGTCAACAATCCTTACGAAGATGAGAGATTTTTACCAAGCATCGATAAAAAAAGTGGTTATACGACAAAGAATATGATTACCGTTCCTATCTTTGATTCCAAGCGCAATGTGATGGGTGTCATGCAGCTGCTCAATAAAAATAGCCGGGATTTTGACAGTGCCGATCTTGAACTGCTGACATTCTTTGCCAACTATGTCAGCGGTTCTTTGGAACTTGTTATTTTGAGCGAGAAGGTTTAG